The following proteins are encoded in a genomic region of Arachis stenosperma cultivar V10309 chromosome 4, arast.V10309.gnm1.PFL2, whole genome shotgun sequence:
- the LOC130975332 gene encoding uncharacterized protein LOC130975332, whose translation MGSEDSFLVLIHHRGSIKKKTRSSVKFTDKDPLCIIVRPTTTYDALVSSVLEKLGLEGVKRVKKFFYRIPTAMLHDTVKYDCSTIGSDEDLQVMFFCRRQFPEVRTPELLAKLVDVVSSSGGSNRNANTIAAVAGSSSRPGVASSSVPVYEPPMQPVASPSFAVDLSGNVGDEVRYAEHVPTEVHCPTPAGVGEGLFDDADDDDVEPDMIVDDSGDDLGTTDPRRATGGSSSGTQQYPPHFSSLDMDAMRQVEYPLQASGFGARDTEGSAGMTEFQVGQQFQDKDDALLSVKTYSIRRGIQYKVVESDYRRYVGKCSEFGNGCTWLIRLSLRQRKGIWEVKRYNGPHTCLATSISSDHRSLDYHVIATFIMPMVRADAAVNIKVLQNTTAAHFGFRPTYRRVWMAKQKAVAVIYGDWDESYNELPRLFWTFPPYIEAFRHCKPLVSIDGTHLFGKYGGTLLVAIAQDENSNILLVAFALVEGENDESWSFFLSHLCEHVTPQPGLLVISDRHNGIKAALEAPDGGWLPLAAYRAFCI comes from the exons ATGGGTAGTGAGGATAGTTTCCTAGTGCTGATACATCACAGAGGGTCGATTAAGAAGAAAACTCGGTCCAGCGTGAAGTTCACTGATAAGGATCCCCTATGTATTATCGTGAGGCCGACAACCACCTACGATGCTCTTGTTAGCTCTGTGCTGGAGAAGCTTGGTCTCGAAGGAGTTAAAAGGGTTAAGAAGTTTTTCTATCGCATTCCAACGGCGATGCTCCATGATACTGTGAAGTATGATTGTTCCACGATTGGGAGTGATGAGGACTTGCAGGTTATGTTTTTTTGTCGTAGGCAGTTTCCCGAGGTAAGGACACCAGAGTTGTTGGCAAAGTTGGTTGATGTGGTATCTAGCTCGGGTGGTTCGAACCGGAATGCCAATACTATAGCCGCGGTTGCCGGCTCGAGCTCGAGACCTGGGGTTGCTTCATCCTCCGTTCCTGTGTATGAGCCACCGATGCAGCCTGTTGCCTCCCCTTCGTTTGCCGTTGATCTGAGCGGCAATGTTGGAGACGAGGTTCGATATGCAGAACATGTTCCCACCGAAGTGCATTGTCCTACACCGGCTGGTGTTGGTGAGGGTTTATTTGATGATGCAGATGACGATGACGTCGAGCCGGATATGATCGTTGATGACAGCGGCGATGATCTTGGAACTACTGATCCGAGAAGGGCTACAGGTGGATCTAGTTCTGGCACACAGCAGTACCCACCCCATTTTTCATCGTTGGACATGGATGCCATGAGGCAGGTCGAATATCCTTTGCAGGCCTCTGGATTTGGTGCCAGAGATACGGAAGGGTCTGCCGGTATGACGGAGTTCCAGGTTGGCCAACAATTTCAGGATAAAGATGACGCGTTGTTGAGTGTGAAGACTTACAGCATCCGCCGAGGGATCCAGTACAAGGTCGTTGAGTCTGACTACCGCAGGTATGTGGGAAAGTGTTCTGAGTTTGGGAATGGGTGCACATGGTTAATTCGGTTGAGCCTCCGACAGCGGAAGGGCATCTGGGAAGTGAAGCGGTACAACGGACCGCATACCTGTCTCGCCACCTCCATCTCCAGCGACCATAGGAGTCTGGACTACCATGTGATAGCGACATTCATTATGCCGATGGTTAGGGCTGATGCCGCCGTCAACATCAAGGTGCTTCAAAATACCACGGCCGCACACTTTGGGTTCAGGCCAACGTACAGGAGGGTATGGATGGCGAAGCAGAAGGCCGTTGCTGTCATATATGGGGACTGGGATGAGTCGTACAACGAGCTCCCTCG GCTGTTCTGGACTTTCCCCCCTTATATCGAGGCATTCCGTCATTGCAAGCCGTTGGTGAGTATTGACGGCACCCATCTATTTGGCAAGTATGGGGGAACGTTGCTAGTTGCGATTGCACAGGACGAAAACTCCAACATACTCCTCGTGGCATTTGCACTAGTTGAGGGTGAGAATGATGAGTCAtggtctttctttctttcccatCTCTGTGAGCACGTGACACCTCAACCGGGTTTGTTAGttatttcagataggcataacGGCATCAAGGCAGCCCTCGAGGCTCCCGATGGGGGATGGCTACCTCTGGCTGCATACAGGGCATTCTGCATTTGA